From Vanessa cardui chromosome 11, ilVanCard2.1, whole genome shotgun sequence, the proteins below share one genomic window:
- the LOC124533673 gene encoding uncharacterized protein LOC124533673, with protein sequence MVNYKRVVCEVAVLLVVLSVTTAAPAADCTHAHYDQRQNGTENYRLNIDGVVIAVAPAESLLEAASDLSDYFDMSSIDVLLKPSTESPSTKPQDSLKPDAEKPISDVSLNSDLPAQKKDASLRKQEKAQRLKHRLANAIIPLLRRTRHQ encoded by the exons ATGGTCAACTACAAACGGGTGGTATGCGAGGTGGCAGTGTTGCTGGTGGTACTATCCGTCACCACCGCTGCGCCTGCCGCTGATTGCACTCATGCGCATTACGATCAACGACAGAATGGAACAGAAAACTATCGATTGAACATTGATGGTGTCGTTATAGCAGTTGCACCCGCGGAGTCACTTCTAGAAGCAGCCTCAGACCTGAGTGACTATTTCGATATGTCAAGCATTGATGTTTTACTTAAGCCGAGTACTGAAAGCCCATCTACGAAGCCCCAAGACAGTCTTAAGCCTGACGCCGAAAAGCCCATCAGTGACGTCAGCCTCAATTCAGACCTGCCCGCCCAAAAAAAAGATGCATCACTCAGAAAACAGGAGAAAGCTCAAAg actGAAACACCGCCTCGCTAATGCTATAATACCATTGCTCCGAAGAACGCGCCATCAATAA
- the LOC124533587 gene encoding uncharacterized protein LOC124533587, producing MLLLLACLLAAAAAAPSYDQRQDGNFNLQTDVQNVVLLIGLPKKLPFGNVLGYFLRNSKTGNDNIQAQDRSDNHVMEAFVEPSTPYRVEIGSEGERSVEGDSGSRRDEEVVIAGRRRFETEPQHEDEMKLIGATEQCGPERERDPVTLACRFRDSVPEKTPEVVSSTA from the coding sequence ATGCTGTTATTGCTCGCATGCCTGTTAGCCGCCGCGGCCGCCGCGCCAAGCTACGACCAGCGACAGGACGGCAATTTTAACCTCCAAACGGATGTACAAAATGTCGTCCTACTCATTGGCTTACCGAAAAAATTACCCTTCGGTAACGTTCTTGGCTATTTCCTAAGGAACTCAAAGACAGGAAATGACAACATACAAGCACAGGACAGGTCTGATAACCATGTCATGGAAGCCTTCGTGGAACCTAGCACGCCGTATCGAGTAGAAATCGGTTCCGAAGGTGAGCGATCGGTGGAAGGCGACAGTGGCAGCAGGCGTGATGAAGAGGTAGTTATCGCTGGTCGGCGGCGTTTTGAAACGGAACCACAGCACGAAGACGAAATGAAGCTCATAGGAGCGACTGAACAGTGTGGTCCGGAACGTGAAAGAGATCCAGTGACGCTCGCCTGCCGTTTCCGCGATTCAGTTCCAGAAAAGACGCCTGAAGTAGTTTCCTCTACAGCGTAA
- the LOC124533818 gene encoding uncharacterized protein LOC124533818, whose protein sequence is MEADSTTYDNSSKSPDDICLPFNTNAANLKLYKNLISDVGDRSLESQLVGKLQSLGLIPQNISCPENKPDCKVLCKSARVIDRVQWACEGCGKKQPIRTGSFFFRLQCSILQALQIILAWCEDAEITTAAQFFDVKPRVATSIYDRLDELAINQLRKSKLGGENAVVLTEMYPDCLNRLSPDTTDQAHVHQILMIADTKHIPTRYKLHVIQSDLKKLPGNTNNEQSLKEEIERVLKSVSEPESMLVTGNNVPLIDGTVSLQQLIQHCDVDMQHFLSSRIWSQALTLCSASRELCSGAAAVACAAPLQRYLDAALQRLRHADRFYEHTLRALAADVTHAARARR, encoded by the exons atggaggCTGATTCAACAACTTACGATAATAGTTCAAAATCTCCCGATGACATTTGTTTACCATTTAATACTAATGCAGC AAACCTAAAGctttataaaaatctaataagTGATGTAGGGGATCGTAGCTTAGAAAGCCAGTTAGTCGGAAAACTACAGTCTCTTGGGCTAATACCACAAAATATATCCTGTCCTGAAAACAAACCAGAttgtaaagttttatgtaaatcgGCTCGCGTTATTGACag GGTTCAGTGGGCTTGTGAGGGATGTGGTAAAAAACAGCCAATCAGAACTGGTTCATTCTTCTTTCGACTGCAATGTTCTATTCTGCAAGCTCTGCAGATCATTCTTGCCTGGTGTGAAGATGCAGAAATAACAACTGCTGCACAATTTTTTG ATGTAAAGCCAAGAGTGGCTACTTCTATCTACGATAGATTGGATGAATTAGCAATAAATCAACTTCGGAAAAGCAAGTTAGGGGGGGAGAATGCAGTTGTTCTTACTGAGATGTATCCTGATTGCCTGAACAGACTATCACCAGACACAACAGATCAAGCTCATGTCCATCAGATATTGATGATTGCTGACACTAAA CATATCCCTACACGATACAAGCTACATGTAATTCAAAGTGATCTTAAGAAGCTGCCGGGTAATACAAATAATGAGCAG TCCCTCAAAGAAGAAATAGAGCGAGTGTTAAAGAGTGTATCAGAACCAGAGTCAATGCTAGTTACTGGCAACAATGTTCCGTTAATTGACGGAACTGTGTCTCTACAGCAGCTGATACAGCATTGTGATGTTGATATGCAACATTTTT TGAGCTCCCGTATCTGGAGCCAGGCGCTAACGCTGTGCTCCGCGTCCCGCGAGCTGTGCTCGGGCGCGGCGGCCGTGGCGTGCGCGGCGCCGCTGCAGCGCTACCTGGACGCGGCGCTGCAGCGCCTGCGACACGCCGACCGCTTCTACGAGCACACGCTGCGCGCGCTCGCCGCTGACGTCACGCACGCTGCGCGCGCTCGCCGCTGA
- the LOC124533749 gene encoding sulfotransferase 1E1-like, whose product MTNKSDKNFPYEIKELTPDENEEIRNLRKAKALDFVRIGPKGYFLTKRYAEEAANIYNFPIKNDDIFVVSYPKSGTTWTQELVWLLQNNLDYEKAKSVMLNDRFPFLEITIFDEADAVRESAGKMQNDGISDLVNAMLPLTVDQIKELPSPRFIKTHLPMSLLPPNMLDTAKVVYIARDPRDVVVSFYHHHKLMKIISPDTGFKQDLDLFIQNKILWTPYFDHVMEAWQKRNHPNMLFLFYEELSKDLSASIRRVAKFLGKEISDEQVTTLREHLKFDNFKNNASVNMEHLKDVGIFQKNEAFVRKGKVGGWRDYFDDEMTAKADKWIADNIRDTDFRFPHF is encoded by the exons ATGACTAACAAGAGTGATAAAAATTTTCCATACGAAATCAAAGAATTAACACCCGATGAAAATGAAGAAATAAGGAATCTTCGGAAAG CAAAAGCTTTGGATTTCGTGCGTATTGGACCAAAAGGATACTTCTTGACGAAGAGATATGCAGAGGAAGCTGCGAATATTTACAACTTTCCGATTAAAAATGATGATATTTTCGTAGTTTCATACCCAAAATCCG GTACAACTTGGACTCAGGAGTTAGTGTGGTTGCTGCAGAACAATCTGGATTATGAGAAGGCTAAATCGGTGATGCTCAACGACAGGTTTCCCTTCTTGGA AATAACAATTTTCGATGAAGCAGACGCAGTTAGGGAATCTGCTGGAAAAATGCAAAATGATGGAATCAGTGACTTAGTAAATGCAATGCTACCATTGACTGTTGATCAAATAAAGGAGTTACCTTCGCCGAGATTCATCAAAACCCATTTACCTATGTCACTTCTTCCACCAAACATGTTAGACACTGCAAAG gtagTTTATATCGCAAGAGATCCTAGAGACGTAGTAGTTTCCTTCTACCATCACCACAaacttatgaaaataatatcgcCCGACACAGGATTCAAACAAGATTTGGATCTCTTTATCCAAAACAAAA TTTTATGGACACCATATTTTGACCATGTGATGGAAGCATGGCAAAAACGCAATCACCCAAAcatgctgtttttattttatgaagagTTATCTAAG gATTTATCAGCATCCATAAGACGCGTAGCGAAGTTCCTCGGTAAGGAAATATCTGATGAACAAGTGACAACGCTCCGAGAACACCTTAAATTTGACAACTTCAAAAACAACGCGTCTGTCAACATGGAACATTTAAAAGATGTTGGTATATTCCAAAAAAACGAAGCTTTCGTGCGAAAAG GTAAAGTTGGAGGTTGGCGAGATTATTTTGACGACGAAATGACGGCAAAGGCTGACAAATGGATTGCGGACAATATCCGTGATACTGATTTTCGTTTTCCCCATTTTTAA